Genomic DNA from Pirellulales bacterium:
AAGGGCCCAAGCAGTTCTTCGATGAACGTCGGTTCGATCCAATCGTCCGACCAGAGCACTTTCACATAGTCGCCCGCGCAATGCTCGAGGCCGGCGATCCAATTCCGCGTCGGGCCCAAGTTGGTCGCGTTCCGAAACACGCGCACCCGCGAATCTTCGGCGGCCAAATTCTGCGCGACACGCCATGTGTCGTCGGTGCTGGCATTGTCGATGACGATCACTTCCAAGTTTTGATGCGTTTGCACAAGCGCCGACCGCACCGCTCTAACGAGTTGGCACTGGCGATTGTAGGTGGGCGTCAGGACGCTAACTTTCGGTGGCATGGGCAAGCGCCGGAGTTGATAAATGTTCGGCGATGGTTAAACAAGCGGCCGTCGGCCGCAACAACGTAGCAGGCACACTCCGTGTGCCGTCTGCGCACTCGCGGTGCGCTGCGCACAGAGCAGGGCAGACGGCACACGGAGTGTGCCTACTACGTTACGCCGCTCCGCGGCGAGCGCGGTTCAATTCACGAATCCAATCGAGCATTTCGGACAGGCCTTGGCGAAAATCGGTTTGCGGGCGCCAGTCGAAATCGCGCTGGGCGCGGCGGCAATCGGCAACGAACACCTTCTGATCGGCCGTGCGCCACCGCTGCAGTTCGATCGACAGCTGTGTGCCGATCAATCGCCCAAGATGCTCCAGCAGTTCGATGAGCGAGAGGCTGTTGGCCATGCCGCCGCCGATGTTGTAGATTCGGCCGGCAATTTCATCGATTCGACCGGCCGCTTGCAAATACACGCGAACCAAGTCGCTGGCATGCAGCACATCGCGCACTTGCTTGCCGCTTCCGCAGATCGAGATCGCGCGGCCGCTGGCGAGGGCCGCGAGCGATTCGCTAGCGAACCAACCGATCCAGCCCTGATCGAACGAGGCAAATTGCCGCCCGCCGTACATCGACGAATGCCGAAACACCACGGTTTTCAATCCGTAGATCCGATGGTAGTCGCGGCAACATTGGTCGGCCGAGAGCTTCGAGCAGCCATAGGGCGAGCTGCCGTCGAGCGACAGCGATTCATCGAGCCCCTCTGGATAATCGACGAGCAAATAACGCGTCGGCGATTCGTCGTATCGCAATTGTTCGAGACTGCCGTAGACTTTGTTGGTCGACGAATAGAGCATGGCTGTCTCGGGCGAGCCGAGGCGGATTGCTTCGAGAACGTTGAATGTTCCCAGCGCGTTGGTCTCGAAATCGAGTCGCGGGTTCGCCAGGCTCGTGGTCATCGCCACTTGTCCGGCCAGATGGGCCACGAACTGTGGGTGATATCGTCGCACCGCCGCCGCCGTCGCATCGGCATCGCGGACATCAGCCTCGATCATCGGCCAATCGGAACCATGCCGGGCGCGCAGCCAGCGCAGATTTTCGCCGGCGCCGCGGCCGCTCATGTTGTCCAACAAGGCAATCGACTTACCGCCGGCGAGCAGGGCGTCGGCGAGATTCGTTCCCACGAACCCGCATCCGCCGGTAATCAGCCAATTCATGCGACGGCCCTCCGTGGCAGGGCGCGAAGAAAATCGTCGAACGCCTGGCCCATGTAGTCGATCATCGGCTCGTTCAGTCCGGGGTAGACGCCGATCCAAAACGAGCGGCGCATGACCGTGTCGGCATTGGCCAAATCGCCGACCACGCGCATGTCCACATTTCGATACGCCGGCTGACGGGTGAGATTGCCGCCGAAAAGTTGCCGCGTGCCGATCCGCCGCGATTCCAGATGCCGCACCAAATCGAGCCGCGCGAACGGCGCCCCGCCCCGCACGGTGATCGGAAAGCCGAACCAACTCGGATCGCTATTCCGAGTGGCCCGAGGCAGGATCAGAAATTCTTCCCATTGGCGCAGTCGATCGTGAAGCGATTGCCAATTCCGCCGCCGCTCGGCGATGAACCGCGGCAGCTTGGCGAGCTGCGCGACGCCGACGGCCGCTTGCATGTCGGTCGCCTTGAGGTTGTAGCCGACGTGCGAATAGATGTATTTGTGATCGTAGCCTTCGGGCAGTTCGCCCAATTGCCAGTCGAAGCGCTTGCCGCAGGTGTTGTCTTTGCCCGGCGCGCACCAGCAGGCCCGGCCCCAATCGCGAAAGGATTCGACGAGCGTTTTCAAGCGCGAATTGTTCGTCGTGACGCAGCCGCCTTCGCCCATCGTGAGATGATGGGCCGGGTAGAAGCTGAACGTGGCCAAATCGCCGAACGTGCCGGTGTTTTGGCCCGCAAACGTCGAGCCCAGTGCGTCGCAATTATCTTCGATGAGCCACAGGCCGTGCCGCTTGGCGATCGCCC
This window encodes:
- a CDS encoding GDP-mannose 4,6-dehydratase, coding for MNWLITGGCGFVGTNLADALLAGGKSIALLDNMSGRGAGENLRWLRARHGSDWPMIEADVRDADATAAAVRRYHPQFVAHLAGQVAMTTSLANPRLDFETNALGTFNVLEAIRLGSPETAMLYSSTNKVYGSLEQLRYDESPTRYLLVDYPEGLDESLSLDGSSPYGCSKLSADQCCRDYHRIYGLKTVVFRHSSMYGGRQFASFDQGWIGWFASESLAALASGRAISICGSGKQVRDVLHASDLVRVYLQAAGRIDEIAGRIYNIGGGMANSLSLIELLEHLGRLIGTQLSIELQRWRTADQKVFVADCRRAQRDFDWRPQTDFRQGLSEMLDWIRELNRARRGAA
- the rfbH gene encoding lipopolysaccharide biosynthesis protein RfbH; this encodes MPTDVPASTGDSHERIRRQILELVGEYHAARFASQAFEPGESAVPVAGRVFDADELMQLVDSSLDFWLTAGRFADRFERDFARYVGVRHALLCNSGSSANLLAIAALTSDTLGDRRLQPGDEVITAAAGFPTTVNPAIQHGLRPVFVDVELETYNTTAARVEEAVGPRTRAIVLAHTLGNPFDLAGIGAIAKRHGLWLIEDNCDALGSTFAGQNTGTFGDLATFSFYPAHHLTMGEGGCVTTNNSRLKTLVESFRDWGRACWCAPGKDNTCGKRFDWQLGELPEGYDHKYIYSHVGYNLKATDMQAAVGVAQLAKLPRFIAERRRNWQSLHDRLRQWEEFLILPRATRNSDPSWFGFPITVRGGAPFARLDLVRHLESRRIGTRQLFGGNLTRQPAYRNVDMRVVGDLANADTVMRRSFWIGVYPGLNEPMIDYMGQAFDDFLRALPRRAVA